The genomic region GCTTGCAGGTGACGGCGACGTTCTGCTTGAAGACGCCAGAGGCGGGATCGGCAGCTCGTCGGATCTCGTGAGCGCCATGGCAATCGGTGCAGGTTGCGGCAGTGAGATTGCCTTTCTGTAGGATGGCCAAACAGGAGACAGGACAGGGGGCGGTGCGAAGCATCGCGAATCAGGTATTTGATGTTTTCCCCTACAGCGCCACGGTAACCCAGGTAATGATATTGTGACAAGAGGCAGTTGAACAGCGCATAATCCTCCGATTTGAGGCTTACAACCGTGATCCGAAGGGGAATCAATGCCTTGAGACTGTCGCTGATCCCTTCCTTTCGATATGGAACAGATGGATAAGAAGGACGGGACGTAAAAGTAAGTTTCCCCTGGCGGGGAGGCAACACAATAGAGCCAGCTCGCTCCAGTTTCAGCAGGAGGCTGCGGCAGGCCATGTCTTTGTATTGCCCTGTGGGACTTTGCCAGTTCCACAACCTGCAAATCTCCAAAGAGAGGCGGGTGCGGTGCCAGTCGGGGTTGGCAGTAAGCAGCTGTCGGATTTGCTGGACATTTACGGTCATGGATTGTTCCATGCCGTGGAATATCACATAAAAAAACGCGTGAGTCCAGCAAAAATGAAGGGGTTCATGAAACTTTTTTAAGGGGTATTCCGTCAGGAAGAAATCACACCTGTTTTATTACTCCATGCTCAGTAGCGGCAAATTATGTGCCGAACAGTATTGGGACAGACACTATTATCGTGACGATTCGTGGTGTGTGCGGTCATGATCGTGCCTGTTACGGATTACCCAAACCGTTGCACCAAGTCACCCGTATCATGTGAGGCAACGAGGGAATGATCGCCAGACGGTCTTTCGGAACGACAGCGATTCGAAGGCACACGATGATAGAGCGGCCACTGCGAAGAGACGGGATCATCTGGGAGGTGCGAAGGAAACTGGACGAGTAATACACGTGTTGCAGAGGGGAAGACCAAGAAGGGAAGTCAATAAAGGAGTGTCTGTCCCTATTTACCTATTTCTCGGGTGCTCGCAATGACGCGAGGAATCGAGTAGTTGCGAAGTCTATCGCTGTTCTTGGGACGGCCTGCATCCTTGACAGGAATGAGGTTGGTTACTATGTTTATCGTGAAGGCGGCAATGTGTAAGCGTGCCCCATGGAGAGGAGGTGGGTCCGTGGGGGCGGTGTGGAAGTAGAAATGTCTGAGCGGTCGAATTCGCAAGAGGTCGAGGTGAGTGTACAGCCCTTTAGGTCCTGCCGCCTGCCTAGGGGGCTGTACTATTTTTGAGAAGGGATGGTCGAAAGGAGCAGCTGGAAGGAGGGATGTAAGATGAAGGTGCGAGACGGCATGGTGACCAAGTTGGTGACGGCTTCACCGCGGGAGACCGCTGCCGAGGTGGCGCGCAAGATGCGCGACTACAAGGTGGGGTGCGTTCTGGTCTCCAACGAGGGCAAGCTTCTCGGCCTCATTACCGACCGAGAGATCGCCCTCAGGTGTGTCGCCGAAGCGCGGAACCCGCAGACTACACGGGTTGAGGAGATCATGACCCGCAACCCCTTCACGATCACTCCCGATTTCGAGATGGCTGAGGCCGCGCGGCTCTTTGGCCAGCGCAAAGTCAGGCGCTTCCCTGTTGTCGAGGATGGCCAGAAGCTGCTTGGTATCCTCTCCGTCGCCGATGTGGCCCCCGACTTTAAGGCGTACTTTGACGGGATCTTCCACGAGCTCGTCGAATGGCGCCATGTGGCAAAGGGCCGGTTAGATGGATGGGAGGGCGCCTCGTGGGTCCGCTAGGAGATCTTAGGCAAAACCGAGATACCCATCGTGGGGGGGTGTTACTGGCCCCAAGGGGTCGGGAAAGACGGCTATCAGCTATAAGCTGTCAGCTAAGCTTGTTGCTGATAGCTGCTTTTTTAGAGGAGCCCAAGATTACACTGGGCGTCCTGCTCCAGGAGCCGCCGCATGGTAGCGAAATCCTGCGGGGGCAACACTTCGGGCAAGTGGTGGAGGCAGAGAGGGCTTCGGTCGGCCACGACCTTGCCCTCAATGACGTCAGCCAGGTAAAAGAGGTGAGCCCCAGTATCGAGGACTGTTCTGACCTCGCACTCCAGGTAGCCGACAGTCCCTAGCAGGAGTGGGCTGCCGGTCACCCCGCGCTCAAAGGGGACGGTCGCAAACTTATCCATATCTCGGCCGGACCGAAAACCGAAGTGGGCCACCAACGGCCATTGATCCTTCCCGAGGAGGTTCAACGCAAACCTTCGGCTGACCTCGATAATCTCACGGGTAAAGGTCGTCCTGCCAATCCCGACCAGAATGCGGGGGACCTTCGTGACGATCGTCGTCGGTACCACCCAGCACACAATCTGGCCACTACATCGGTCCTGATGGGCGGCGGTAAGGACAAAGATCTCAAAATCCAGCTTACCGAGTACCGCCGCAACACTGTTTTCGTCCATGGGCACCTCCTTGCTCGAAGGCAGGAAACTAGCTAACTCTAGCACGCACCCTGTCAAGGGCCAAGCCTGAGCCCAACAATGGCTCACACAGTAGGGGGGCTTTATGCCCTCCCGATCAACGGGCGGGGATCAACCCCGCCCCTACGAAGATGTCATGACAGGCCAATGAACGGGTTGCGCTGTTAGTCGCTATTCTGGTCATCGTGTCGCACTTTACAAGTCGCAGCGTCCATGATAGCCTAAGCGCAGTCGCTCTACATCACGTGTCGGCATAACCCTTGCTTCTGCTTCTGGGTGAAACTCAAGATCGTAAGGGAAGGGAAACATGCCCGTGAGAGCACTGGGCCATCACAAGACCATCACAAAGTTCGTCCTGATAGCTGTTCTCGCCGTGGGCTTATGCATGACCCCCTGCGGTATGGCCGCACACCACGGATCGACGAGTGCCCCCTCCATGCTTTGCACCGTTGATCTCGCCAAGGTCTTCCAGCTTGTGATCGTGATGAATGTGCTTCTCTTTGCCCTTTCAGCGTTGATCGTTGTTCCCCAGGCCCCCGCTTTTTCTCTCCTTAAACCCCCTCGGTTCGCCTTTTTCTAACTGACGGCTCGCTGGACTCTCGCTTTAGCAATCAGGACGGCGCAGGAAGTTCCATGCCCCGAAAGATCGCTGTAGAAGGTTCTAGCGTAGTGTATCCAACGCTTCTTTACACATTCCGTTCGCCCTGAGCGTGTCGAAGGGTGAAGTATTTCAATGGGTTCCGTTCATGGATTCGACAAGCTCACCACGAACGGATTGTAAAGGGATTTGTGAGACACTACACT from Candidatus Methylomirabilis limnetica harbors:
- a CDS encoding Druantia anti-phage system protein DruA — its product is MEQSMTVNVQQIRQLLTANPDWHRTRLSLEICRLWNWQSPTGQYKDMACRSLLLKLERAGSIVLPPRQGKLTFTSRPSYPSVPYRKEGISDSLKALIPLRITVVSLKSEDYALFNCLLSQYHYLGYRGAVGENIKYLIRDASHRPLSCLLFGHPTERQSHCRNLHRLPWRSRDPTSCRSRLWRLQAERRRHLQA
- a CDS encoding CBS domain-containing protein codes for the protein MKVRDGMVTKLVTASPRETAAEVARKMRDYKVGCVLVSNEGKLLGLITDREIALRCVAEARNPQTTRVEEIMTRNPFTITPDFEMAEAARLFGQRKVRRFPVVEDGQKLLGILSVADVAPDFKAYFDGIFHELVEWRHVAKGRLDGWEGASWVR
- a CDS encoding flavin reductase family protein; protein product: MDENSVAAVLGKLDFEIFVLTAAHQDRCSGQIVCWVVPTTIVTKVPRILVGIGRTTFTREIIEVSRRFALNLLGKDQWPLVAHFGFRSGRDMDKFATVPFERGVTGSPLLLGTVGYLECEVRTVLDTGAHLFYLADVIEGKVVADRSPLCLHHLPEVLPPQDFATMRRLLEQDAQCNLGLL